From a single Solanum dulcamara chromosome 4, daSolDulc1.2, whole genome shotgun sequence genomic region:
- the LOC129886137 gene encoding dormancy-associated protein homolog 3 — protein sequence MSLLDKLWDDTVAGPRPDNGLGKLRKYSTFSPRSNSGKETEVSTPRSFTEEATEDAVKVTRSIMIVKPSGSQNRDSPPVSPAGTTPVSPFAGSAGKEAFRFRRRSASFAYENASGVGPRSPRPPYDL from the exons ATGAGCTTACTTGACAAGCTCTGGGATGATACCGTTGCCGGTCCCCGGCCAGATAATGGCCTCGGGAAACTCCGGAAGTATTCTACGTTTAGTCCACGTTCAAATTCCGGCAAGG AAACAGAAGTTTCGACACCGAGATCCTTCACTGAGGAAGCAACTGAAGATGCGGTGAAGGTGACGAGAAGTATCATGATAGTAAAGCCTTCCGGGAGTCAGAATAGAGATTCACCTCCCGTTTCTCCGGCCGGTACTACTCCGGTATCTCCTTTTGCCG gTTCCGCTGGAAAAGAAGCATTTCGGTTCCGCCGACGATCAGCGTCATTTGCATACGAGAATGCCAGTGGGGTTGGACCCAGAAGCCCTCGTCCTCCTTACGACCTGTGA
- the LOC129884662 gene encoding COP9 signalosome complex subunit 3-like has protein sequence MSFPVAKEQVNELLVSVARFINSCSAEQIYLAPNKFISVCKRFKDQVILLETPIRGVAPMLTAIRKLQSSSEQLTTLHADFLLLCLLAKCYKTGFSVLEDDIYEIDQPRDFFLYCYYGSVVSDFQL, from the coding sequence ATGTCATTCCCAGTTGCAAAGGAGCAAGTTAATGAACTGCTTGTTTCTGTCGCTAGATTTATCAATTCTTGTTCTGCAGAGCAAATCTATTTGGCGCCCAATAAATTCATTTCTGTTTGTAAAAGGTTTAAGGATCAAGTTATCTTACTGGAAACTCCAATTCGTGGTGTGGCTCCAATGCTGACTGCTATTCGTAAACTGCAATCCTCCTCTGAGCAATTAACAACATTGCatgccgattttcttcttctttgtctaTTGGCAAAGTGCTATAAAACTGGCTTCTCTGTGCTGGAGGATGACATATATGAGATTGATCAGCCACGGGACTTTTTTCTCTATTGTTACTACGGGTCAGTTGTTTCGGACTTTCAGCTTTGA